The DNA sequence CTGGGGAACAGGTCATGTGACAGTTAACAGCCTGCAGAGAACTGACCGTTATTCTTATTCATGAGATGTTCCATCAAACCTGTCTGTGACCGGCATGCGTTTACAGTACTGACAGTAAAGATGGTTAACGTTGAATCCATTTAATACAAGGgaagcttctttttttaataactgCAAATGATGATGGACGactcgtctcctcttcctcacgttcTACAAAAAGTGAAGCTCACAATATTCCCACAAATCCTGGTctgaccaatcatgagtcaatctcagctgtcaatcatctagGTCTAGAGTCAAACGGCTGTGGTACCTTCGCAGGCAGACTGATGGCGTCCCAGTCCGGAGACGGGAACTCCAGCTTCCCTCTGAGGATCTGATCGAACAGCTCCTCCTGCACGTTGTTCTCactgaggaataaaaaaaacacataaaagtaAATGCTATAGAAAACAAGACGCTATATTATACCAGGGACCAGATGGacacatgtttttaaatcatctgaACGAACGAGTGCAggttttattattgattataaGAAACTTTGAGTTCTCTGACCTTCGGAATGGAGGGAACCCACACAACAGGATGTAGGTGATGACTCCAGCCGCCCAGATGTCGACTTTGAGACCAtaacttcacaaacacacagaacggGTTTAAAGTTCATTCCAATACCTTTACAGAAAACTGACGAGTGACCCAAACAGTGAGTGAATCAAAGCCGTGAAGACACTGAAAGGTTTCCTCACCCGGTCTCTGCGATGATCTCCGGGGCCACGTACGTCGGCGTCCCACAGACGGTGTAGAGCGGCCCCTCCACCACCGTCGCCAAGCCAAAGTCCCCCAGCTTCAGGGACTTGGTGCCGTCTGGATACTCACACACCTGATCACACACTCCAGTTAGCGTCTacctaagtgtgtgtgtgtgtgtgtttgcaccagtggtgtataaagtacttgaaagccatacttgagtaaaagtacagatatctgacctgaaagggacttcggtaaaagtagaagtcacccgtcagaaaatgacttgaataaaattcttaaagtagctcatattaaaagtacttaagtatcaaaagtatctggtgttgaaatgtacttaagtatcaaaagtaaaagtacaagtaccaaaattaaaaaaaatgcaaagtgctttttatagtaggcctatacagacacaaaacaaccctaaatgtttctcctcaagattcatctcaactgactaaaaaattataacaacaatatgaatataatgtatataatgtacaattttacaaattttgaaccctagatgagagagagagagagagagagagagagagagagagagagagagagagagagagagagagagagaaccaacctccgctgctcaagtaacgagtcagtttgagaatgtaagaagtagaaagtacacatatttttgttcaaatgtaacgagtaaaagtaaaaagtcgtcaggaaaataattactcaagtaaagtacagatatgtgaaaaatctacttaagtacagtaaccaagtatttctacttcgttacttcccaccactggtttgcacgtgtgtgtgtgtgtgtgtttaccagcaGGTTCTCCGGCTTGATGTCGCGGTGGACGATGTTCATGCGGTGCAGGTACTTGACGGCTCCGGCCAGGTTGAAGACCATGGCGCTGGCGTCCCGCTCGCTGTACTTCGTGGAGGAGGTGATGGCGTCGAACAGGTCGCCGCCCTGGTGGAGGCAGAGGCATGAGAGTGGTGACGCTTTAAAGAAACgagaggatgagggtgaggaagaggaagaggaggaagaacctTGACGAGCTCCATGACGAGGAACAGCTGAGACGGCGTTTCCTCCACCTCGATCAACTCGATGATGCTCGGATGTCGAACCCGCCGCAGGACCGCCACCTCGTTCTCTATCAGGTGCTCctgttgtcacacacacacacacacacacagacacacacacagtgagacacttAAACACACTATCACTCCCGCTCTCGTGAACACAATATCTAGATAAATATCCGTGTTACCTTCCCACAGCATCGAGCCTTGTCGATGATCTTCAGGGCGTATTCCTTTCCCGTCGACCTGTCAATCAAAACACTCGACCTGTCAATCAACAAACTCTGAACTAAAACAATCCACCTCCCAGTTTTTAAAGTTAACATTTGGAGTTCTGTGTTCTCGATGTTCCTCACCTCTCCACACAATCCTTCACCACAGCGAAGTTTCCATCTCCGATCACTTTCCCGACTTTGTATTTGTCGTTGATGTTGGAGGAAGAAACCGTTCGATTCCCGTTAACTGTGAGAGGAGAAAGTCTTTACTCACTGGTTTGCTCCAGTTTAAACAAGCCATTCTGATAGTTTCAGAGTTTGcattagtttttttaaagaagtgcGTAAACACAAACCCTCGACAATGTCGTCCTCCGGCTGCTCGGACTCTCCGTTGACGTCAGTGGAGGACGATCGACGAGCAGAGATCTGGAGACAAGACGAGACGGACGTGAAAGtgtggaaagagaaaagaaagatgttCTAACTCCAGATTTGAAGAAAACAGTCAATCGATCGATGAATGAATCCGACCTTGAGGCTGCGCTGAGTCCCGGGACTGGTGGGGGAGGGGCTGGACCTGGAGGACTTCCCTGAGGGCTCATTGGCTACAGACAAGAGAAAGGAGCCTTGTGATTGGtcaatatatttttgtatatcaTTTTCCTCAATGTTAgttttttcattgtttaatatctgtttgtatttgtcatcatttaaaatctcttttaaataatttattatgaAATGTTTCTGATGTTCACACCTGGACCTGAACCGGGAGACTTGGTTCTGGTCCTCGACGAGGAGAACCCGGAGCTGCTGGGAGTCTTGGGGGGGGCAGCTTTCTGAGGAACAGCAGGGCGAGACGCTTTGACTCGGCATTCTGGGAAAACAAGGTCGTATCATCAGGTAAACCCACATGTGAATTGGTCGCACAAAACAAGATTTCTACTGACATCACAActgtcacgtgtgtgtgtttgtgtgtgtgtgtgtgtgtgtgtgtgtgtgtgtgtgtgtgtgtgtgtgtgtgtgtgtgtgtgtgtgtgtgtgtgtttgtgtgtgtgcctcaccATTAACAAACGTCTGCGTCttggtggtgtgtgtgagcacaaaGTCGTCCTGAGCGTAACGGAACTTCTCCGGGCCGCACGCCATGAACACGTCGTCATCTCCAAAGAAATCCTGCAGACAGGTCagctacacgcacacacacacacacacacacacacacacacatttaggaTTAAACACAAATTACACATCGAACTGTCCCAgttttaaaaagagagagagggagccggTGAAGAGCTGACGGATCAGcggagcagagggaggacggattaaacagaaacacacaatgaaattCATCGATGAACAATGTCAGCGacacacacaactctgcagTTGTCCGTCTGTGATTGACGGCTCCAGTAGCAGCACATCAGGTTAAAGAATCATTATCACATCATTTAGTTTAGAGCTCAAACACGTTGACTCTTCACCTGTTGAACTGttacatcaaacacacacggtatatttatattaaatgaaaatgttatcaATCGTTCAATCCAACTCTTCTGCACAACGTTTTCTCTgagaccagacacacacacacacacacacacacacacacacacacacacacacacacacacacacacacacacacacacacacacacacgattttAGTTCATTCATCcttttcctctgcttccttccTCCGTCTGATCCTCTCACCCcccatgtttctgtttttctgaggaattacaaagtgtgtgtgtgtgtgtgtgtgtgtttgtgtgtgtgtgtgtgtgtgtgtgtgtgtgtgtgtgtttgtgtgtgtgtgtgtgtgtgtgtgtctccctctcgtCCTTTCACTTTGTGCAGCCACTTCAAGCAGTGGGACAGAAACCCCATCACAcagtgcactcacacacatatacacagggACACTGCGGCAGTGCAGTTACCATGCCAACCAGTCGTCTAGgaactctcccccccccacacaccagCCTTGTTTCATTCAGACTGAGCCGAGGGTGAGAAGAGTGAAAGCGTCTGagttgtttttaaagaattaaatTCCTCATTATGACTCgctgccttcaaaataaaagctttaaattACAATCAAAAGTGACCAAAAACGTTCAAGTAAAATAAGGTCTGATaattattgttctttcttccAATGTTTGCTGATTTTAACACTTTGAGCACCAATGTAATTTTATATGATAATAAACAATGATAGACACATTCAAACAAATTGAAAGTAAAGCGATGCGACAGATTAAGTTGCtgatgctttattttgaaggccgtctgtttttgtccttttgatttatttccttAAGGCCGATGCTCCTGGAATCtgaaggcgtgtgtgtgtgttggtgtgtgtgtgtgagagttgtgTTCACTGCAACAACTCTGCATCAGTCACACGACCCTCAGCTCTCCCCTGTCTGTGActtcaaagtgtgtgtctgtgtgtgtgtgtgtgtgtatttggtaAAAATAGCTTTGTCAGTGAATGTGCGATAAGTTTAAATCCTCAATCCTTTAGAGGACAAAAGACTTTCCGAGCGGATCAGAGAACATCCAGAGTCGGTTCAACacgatgatgaaggaaaaaaaaaattgttccGCTGGCTGTCGCAGTTTCAGGTGAAACTCATTTAAAGATTTAACACTGAAACTACAACTGGAAGATACTCGTTAAAACAAACTCAAGAGGAATATTAAACTAAATTTTTCCTTGTATATCTTTAGATTTTTGAAAGTCACTGTGAGGAAACGGTGAGAACAAATATTTCAAATCCACCCTGTGAACGTCCTCGTGGTTCAAACATTTTATCGCCtgaggtgaagactgcagctgcttcctcttcttcttctattgtttaatgctgtctctacttcctgtgatcgGTCCAAACCTCCAAACTAGACCCAGATCTTCTCTTTTTGTGGGTCTACATTGTGGTGCGTTGGTcagaggaacctttcacacctgatgtttgGCTTCAGACTGAACTGGaaagtctgaaggtctgaaTCAAACCAGGTGTGGAAACTCTCTCAATCTGTGTCAGGTAAGAAAACAAACGCTGACTCACCTGTTTTCCGTCCAGCGTGTACAACCTCTTCACGGCCCCAGAGTCCAGCTTGATGGCCTCGGTGATGTCGGCCAGCACCTGTTCGAAGGAGTGGGCCGTCTTCTTGTTCAGCAGGACCCTCACCGCCTTGCGGGGCTTCACGCCGCTGCGGATCACCGTCACCAGCTTGGGCTTGATGAAGTCCTTGCTCTCCCGGCCCTCTCGACCCTCAGGGCGCTCTCTGGGGACggtggcggtggcggcggcggcgctcGCTGACACACCGGTGGACACCGTGGTGGAGCGGGTGGAGCTGGCTGCGCCGGCCGCGGCTCCGGGCTTCCAGTTTGGGACGGAGATCTTGTTGTAGTCGACCTTACGGTACGGCTCGTTGGAGGCACAGATGTAGCACtcgcctggagagagagagagggaacaaagACTTTCAGATCAGTGGATGAAGACAAAATGTCAAACGCTGCCTTCTTGAGCTTTTCACGTCACTTGCAGTCTGAGCAGTTGTGGAACCTtgtaagtagggttgcaaaattccgggaatattcaaagttggaaacttgccacgggaataaacgggaatatacgggaattaacgggaattaacgggaataaactggaaatgttgtgggtaatttatactaactgtatttaccttttcatatacagacataaatataaacattttgttgtgtcataggctgatttgagccctgaggaaactttgggcacttgactatatgcttctgcatcgttgtgtcattcttaacataggtctttgcacagtatttgcaaatgtccccagcctttccttctacattggatgggctgaaatgtctccacacatgagagagtgcacgtggcattgttctgtagaataagatgagaaaaaagtttgtaaaaaaacactaatgcaatgccagagatataaatagttagcaaaacaattggaatagtctgtaaaaatatatttacaattgatggataaatgaatggaaatagtctagatgaacagatgaacaatcctcaatcagcatgctaacatattttccccagtaatatcatggaaacttacctgactagtcctgcactctacagcaggcctcagtagccctgctgtagagtgaaggatgctgggagttatctgtgcatgtgatggcagaatgcacagtggagggttgaaactcaacgtgcagtgtgtgatgtattccatacatctttaaaatagagttttgaatgatgtttttattgctcagcctttaatttgcgtattattatttttttcaaaattcccgagctaaacttcccatggaaagtttccggaaatttaccggaaagtttccgcccctttgcaaccctacttgtaaGACATTTATTTCCTTGAATTTAAGACatcaaatcatttttgtatcttGAAATACTAAAGACGAATGAATTATCTGTGTATAGATGAACCGATTCACCGAGTTATCGTTGCAGCTTCACTTGATTCAATTTGAGCCAATCACACCTGCAGCAGGCGACGCTTTTACCTTATATGGTTAAAAATGGCTCCAGctgagtttctctcctgtagTCTCACTCTGCCTCGCTCCACCTTTCTAAATGTCActctttttcacacacacacctttacctttgctgtttttcatttacacacacactcatacacttacaaacacacaaacacaaacacacacactcactcgcctgcacctgcacctgcaccCCTCAccttgtcctctctctctcttttgcatatctctctctctctctgtgtgtgacctTGCCGGCTCGTCTCCTTCCAAATGTCAAAATTTCCCTTTGCCATTCAAACCAGCTCTAAACCAGggttttatattcaaatacagagaaacaacaaagacCAGCTTTTGTCCGTCTCCGCACGAGACGAGATGACAGCTCTGACATCTTGATCGTTGCCTTTCGGCTGGCGGCAGCTTTGGTCAGTATACGTTTGCTTCATTTTTGTCCAgcagaaggaagtggagacatgtcgtccatcttcatttagGCTCGATGTCTATTAACACCAGCTGGTTGAATAGGTTTTAAGTTTTGgtttttcctccttcctcacGTTCGACTCTGCACCTGCTCCTGTTTGTCGTTTGTTAATTCCACTGAAGGCTTAGCGAAGCATCTTTCCGAATGTCTCTGGCTGAACAGCTTCCTGCCTCTAACGCTCATTACCGGACATTACAACCAGTCGCAGATCAATACTGATGTTACTCAGCTGCTGGTTTGTTTCAGGCTTAACGACTTCAGACGAGAGAGGAAGAGCGGACCCAACGGATTTTGAAGAAGTATCATTTCCTGCTTTAGATCTTAAAGTTTTCCGAGGGTTTATTTAAACGTCCTGAAAGGAAACCTCATGAGGTGAAAAGCTAGTTTTCCCGTGATGATGAATAATCCTTGACTGATGGTGGGTCGGATGGTTCGGTCCCAGGTCGCGGTTTAGATCGTCCCTGTATTGATTCTACACTAATCATTCTGCTGTTGATGTGCACAGGGATAAATAATTCAAGCGTGtttgcacagacacagaggaagcagaCAGTGAGGACGTTAAAGAGGACAGATCAAAGGATCAATAGATCCATCCATCCTAGGTAATCTTCAGAAACGACAAAGAAGGAATCGGTTTCCTGTTCTCATGAACTCATCTGTACTTTGTATCCAAAATAAAATCGGAATACGCGACAATTCGTACACTGtaactgagaggtcgagagccacagaacctgaagtaaagacctttTTCTCTTATTTATCGAAAGTTTGTTGAAGCTCGACTGAACAGCTGTCTTTGCTGTGACCAACAACCGTTGTCATGATCTATTGCGTCACTTACGCTTGAGTCCAAGCCGCCTTCTcgttaattattaatattgaacgtgtCCTTAGGCTCTTAACGATACACATGACAAGTGTGATGGACGGTTCTCCAGATCCgtgaggcacagacacacaaagacttcTGGAATTATTCAAACGAACGTATCTTACCTTCCACCAGCTCGTCCATACTGGTGATCTTCTTGCTTCCGTCTATCGTGTAGATTGCGCGAACCCCTTGTGGCAAATGCAGGTTATCGGCCAATGAGCGCGTCAGCTCCATCAGCAGTGCGTCGTACGAGCGGAACCGATCGCTGGACACGGCGTACACCAGACCCTTGAAGTACCGGTCTCCGTTGCGGTAGAACCGGACCTTTTTGGCCCTTTTCTCCGAGGTGAGCGCCTGCAGGGTTCGGGTCCGGTAGTAGCTGCAGTTGGCGCTGTGGGCGGGGCTAGGAACCAGGCTGCTGCCCCTGGAGCTGGGGCCGGACCCCCCACCACCAGCGCTGCTTGTGGACTCATCTCTCTTGGTCCGGGTGGAGCGTCCCCGGCGAACCTTGGCTCGTTCCTCAAAGTGCTCCAGCTCGAGGGTCTTGCTCAGCGACATCGTGAATAACGGTTCAGTAGAAGCGGTGAAACGTCCCGTGGATTCCCCGGCTAGCCAAGATTCATTGTCCAACAATGGAAAACGTGACTTTTGTCCTCGAGGTCAGGTGTCGTACTGGTTCAAGCAGGAAGTACTTGTCCTGACCGTAGTTCTAATTGATTGAAGTCTCTGTAATCCAGATGAAATCCCAGATCTAGATCAGGTAATCCTGTTGTTAATCCAGTGTTGGGCTACTCAACCTTCACTTTATGCTACAAACACAACTTAAGTACTACGTTGGACCCTTAAAATAATCGTAGAATTCACCACTTCAGTACTTCTTCGATGCACTAATCCACAAATGTCCGATGATTGATCAGGAAAGGGTTCAACATCTAGCTAAAGGCCTCTTCTATACCTCGATGGCTGAAGACGGACACTACACATCAGAGAGAATCTGTCCTGGTCCATGAACTCCACCGTCTTCCCAACAGAGGTGAACTCTACTCTGTGATTTGGTCGGAGTAACCTTCCTATGACCTCACTGTTGCGTTGGCGTGAGGACCTTTGACAGGCGTGTGGAGTCCCAGCAGTCGTGCAGAGGTGCAGTCCCGTTCCTTAGCATCCCTCCATCACTGATGAGAAGAAGAGATGACAGTCACATGGGTTAGTGACGAGCAGATCCACCAATCACCcagaccagcagctgcaggtccgGCCTCCAGGTGCAGATCAGGACTGCATTCAGGTTCAGGATGAATATTcagcacaatcacacacagcctcatTTGCATGAACACTTTAAATTAAATCCTGATGAATATGACACACAGAAGGTCGCAGGTGAACTATAGTCGAGATGTTTTAGTGAAATTAAATTTCAGGTCCATAGATTTTCAGTCAGATTTTAAAGGATCTGAAGCCAAAAGCAGAATATGAGGGTGTGGATGgaattatattaatataagcTGATGATTCATGTGATGCATGAAGTGAATTTATCCATCAATAGGCtgtgctgacagacacacacactcacacacacactcacacacacacacagacacacgcacactcacacacgcacacagggaGGCACCTACCAGTAATGCTGTGAAACCGGTTTGTTGCTATGGAGgctttctcctcttcccccgGTGCCTGTTCCGGTGTGTTCCCGAGGACCAGGCGgaccgagccgagccgagccgagccgagccggcTCCTCTAGGCCGGGATGCGGGATgaaccggaggaggaggaggaggagcgggacacacggaggagacagaaggaggagagaagcatggccgctgctgcagagaccggtccaacccccccaccccctcctcctgtaCGTGATGACaacgtcctccctctctctctcgctctctctctctctctctctcctctctctctctctccctctcctctcttctctctctctctctctctcactctctctctctccctgtctatctctctgtctctttatctctctctcttccctctccctctctctctctctctctctctctctgtatactCTCTTCTATCTCTCCgtctcttatctctctctctctctccctctctatctctccccctcctcccctctatctctatctctctactctctctctctctNNNNNNNNNNNNNNNNNNNNNNNNNNNNNNNNNNNNNNNNNNNNNNNNNNNNNNNNNNNNNNNNNNNNNNNNNNNNNNNNNNNNNNNNNNNNNNNNNNNNNNNNNNNNNNNNNNNNNNNNNNNNNNNNNNNNNNNNNNNNNNNNNNNNNNNNNNNNNNNNNNNNNNNNNNNNNNNNNNNNNNNNNNNNNNNNNNNNNNNNGTCCGGTAGTAGCTGCAGTTGGCGCTGTGGGCGGGGCTAGGAACCAGGCTGCTGCCCCTGGAGCTGGGGCCGGACCCCCCACCACCAGCGCTGCTTGTGGACTCATCTCTCTTGGTCCGGGTGGAGCGTCCCCGGCGAACCTTGGCTCGTTCCTCAAAGTGCTCCAGCTCGAGGGTCTTGCTCAGCGACATCGTGAATAACGGTTCAGTAGAAGCGGTGAAACGTCCCGTGGATTCCCCGGCTAGATAAGATTCATCGTCCAACAATGGAAAACGTGACTTTTATCCTCGTAGTCAGGTGTCGTACT is a window from the Limanda limanda chromosome 22, fLimLim1.1, whole genome shotgun sequence genome containing:
- the LOC132996189 gene encoding serine/threonine-protein kinase DCLK2-like; its protein translation is MSLSKTLELEHFEERAKVRRGRSTRTKRDESTSSAGGGGSGPSSRGSSLVPSPAHSANCSYYRTRTLQALTSEKRAKKVRFYRNGDRYFKGLVYAVSSDRFRSYDALLMELTRSLADNLHLPQGVRAIYTIDGSKKITSMDELVEGECYICASNEPYRKVDYNKISVPNWKPGAAAGAASSTRSTTVSTGVSASAAAATATVPRERPEGREGRESKDFIKPKLVTVIRSGVKPRKAVRVLLNKKTAHSFEQVLADITEAIKLDSGAVKRLYTLDGKQLTCLQDFFGDDDVFMACGPEKFRYAQDDFVLTHTTKTQTFVNECRVKASRPAVPQKAAPPKTPSSSGFSSSRTRTKSPGSANEPSGKSSRSSPSPTSPGTQRSLKISARRSSSTDVNGESEQPEDDIVEVNGNRTVSSSNINDKYKVGKVIGDGNFAVVKDCVERSTGKEYALKIIDKARCCGKEHLIENEVAVLRRVRHPSIIELIEVEETPSQLFLVMELVKGGDLFDAITSSTKYSERDASAMVFNLAGAVKYLHRMNIVHRDIKPENLLVCEYPDGTKSLKLGDFGLATVVEGPLYTVCGTPTYVAPEIIAETGYGLKVDIWAAGVITYILLCGFPPFRSENNVQEELFDQILRGKLEFPSPDWDAISLPAKMLISQMLQVNVDTRFTAEEVLLHCWVTDEAPVDSNAVSSTEDQTSEDALEPEQELPILESKQVPSPMV